AAGCGGGATCGAAGGGGGGCAGGACGGGAGGTTGATAGGTCAAAGGCCGGCGATCCTTGCGATGGCGTCGATATCGAGGCTGCGCCGCAGCGTCTCGGCGAGCTGGTCGAGAGCGGCCTCCACCGCCTCGCCATGATCGCCGCCGGCGGAGGCGCCGCCGAAGCGGGCGAGCAGAGCGGCGCGCGCGGCGCCCTGGTCGAAGAGGCCGTGGATATAGGCGCCGGCGATGCGGCCGTCGGCGCTGACCGCGCCCTCGGCGGCGCCGTCGGCGCGCCGCAGCAACGGCCGGCCGAGCGCGGCGCCGACAGTGACGCCCGCATGTATCTCATAGCCCGCGAAGGCCGCCCCGCCGTCGGCGAGCGCGCCGCTCACCGGCCGCACGGTCTTCTCGCGCGCGAGCACGGTGTCGAGGTCGAGAAGGCCGAGGCCCGCGGCCTCGCCGGCCGGCCCCTCGAGGCCATGGGGATCGGCGATGCGGCGCCCGAGCATCTGAAAGCCGCCGCAGAGGCCGAGCACGCCGCCACCCCTGCGGACATGGGCCGCTATGTCGATGTCCCAGCCCTGCGCGCGCAGAAAGGCGAGATCGGCGATGGTCGCCTTGGTTCCGGGCAGGATCAGCAGATCGACGTCGCCGGGCAGCGGACGGCCCGGCTCGACGAAGCCGAAGGCGACGCCGGGCTCGGCCCGCAGCGGATCGAGATCGTCGAAATTGGCGATGTGCGGAAAGAGCAGAGCGGCGACGCGCAGCTTGCGCCCCGCGCCGGCCGGCGCACGGTCCAGCGCCACCGCGTCCTCGGCCGGCAGCAGCCGCGCCGCCGGCGCGAAAGGGACCATGCCGAGATCGCGCCAGCCGGTGCGCGCGACGATCTCGCGACGCCCTGCGTCGAAGAGCCGTGGATCGCCGCGGAACTTGTTGACGATGAAACCCTCGATGCGGCCGCGGTCGGCGTCGTCCAGCACCGCATGGGCTCCGACCAGCGCCGCGATCACATGGCCGCGCTCGATATCGCCGACGAGCACGACCGGGAGGTCGGCTGCATGGGCGAAGCCCATATTGGCGATGTCCCCGGCGCGAAGATTGGTCTCGGCCGGGCTGCCCGCGCCCTCGACCAGCACCAGATCCGCCTCGGCCGCGAGCCGGCGAAAACTGTCGAGCGCCAGATCCAGCAGCGCCGCCCGTCGGACAAGAAAATCCTGCGCCTGCAGCTCGCCGGCCACGCGCCCGCGCAGGATCAGCTGCGCGCCGATATCGCTCTGCGGCTTCAGCAGCACCGGATTCATATGGACGGTCGGCTCCGTGCGGCAGGCGCGCGCCTGCAGCGCCTGGGCGCGGCCGATCTCGCCGCCGCCGCGCGTCGCCGCGGCGTTGTTGCTCATATTCTGCGATTTGAACGGCCGCACCACGAGGCCGCGGTCGGCGAACACGCGGCACAGGCCCGCGACGAGGGTCGATTTGCCCACGTCCGAGCCGCAACCCTGCACCATCAGCGCCGCCGCCATGCCGCCCCCGCCGCCAGCAGCCACAACAGGCCACAAGCTCCGACATAAACGCCCATGCCGCGGCGAAGGTCGCGCGCGTCCGGCGCCCGCCCCTCGCCGAACAGCGGCCGCTCCACCCGCACGCCGTCATAAGAGGCGGCCCCGCCCAGCCTCACCCCGAGCGCGCCCGCCATCGCCGCCTCCGGCCAGCCGGCGTTGGGGGAGGCGTGCTTGCGCGCGTCGCGCAGCATCGTCCTCCAGCCGCCGCCGCCGGCGAGCGCGATCAGAGCTCCGGCGAGCCGCGCGGGGACCAGATTCATCGCATCATCGGCGCGGGCGGAGGCCCAGCCGAAGCTGCGCCAGCGCGGCTCCTTATGGCCGATCAGGCTGTCGGCGGTGTTCACGGCCTTATAGGCGAAGAGTCCCGGCAGGCCGCCGACCGCCAGCCAGAAGGCCGGCGCGACCACCCCGTCATTGAAGCTCTCGGCGAGGCTCTCCAGCGCCGCGGCGGCGACGCCCTCGGCGTCCAGCCCTTCGACGTCGCGCCCGACGATGCGGCCGACGGCGAGCCGAGCCTCTGCGAGATCGCCGGCCTCGAGCTGCCGGCGCACGGCGGCGACATGATCATGCAGGCTGCGCTGCGCGAGGCCCGTGGTCGCCAGCAAGGCCAGCGCGCCCTGCCCCAGCGGCCCGCGTCCCGCCGCCCGCGTCGCCAGCGCGCCGGCGACCGCAGCCCCGCCGGCGACGAGCGCAAACGCAGCGACGCCGGAGAGCCGCCGCGCGGCCTCGCTGCGCTCGGGCCGGTTCCAGCGGCGCTCCAGCGCCGAGATGGCCGCGCCGACATGGGCGACCGGATGGGGAATGCGCCGATGCAGCCGGTCGGGATAGCCGACCGTCGCCTCGAGCACGAGCGCCGCGAGCGCGAGCCGGCTCATGCGCTTCCCTCCAGCGCGGCGCGCAGCCGCTCGAGCTCCCGCTCCCGCGGCAGGCCGAAGCGCAGCCAGCGCGGCCGCAGCTCGAACGGACGCGTGAGCACGCCCGCCGCCGCCAGACGGCCGAAACGCTCGCCGGCGTCCTCCGCCTCGGCGAGACGGAACAGAGGCGTTCCGCCGATCACCCGCAGCCCTGAGCGCGTCAGCAACAGGTCCAGAGCATCGGCGCGCGCACAAAGGCGCGCGCGGGCGCGACGGCGCCACTCGACATCCGGATAGGCGGCGAGGCCTGCCGCGATGGCGTCGGCGCCGACCGGCCATTCGCCGATCGCCCGCCGCAACCGCTGCGCCATCTGCGGCGGCGCGAGCGCAAAGCCGAGGCGCAGGCCGGCGAGGCCGTAGAACTTGCCGAAGGAACGCAACGCCAGAATGCGCTCATGGCCCGCCGCCGCCACGCTCGGCCGGTCCCACATATCAGCGAAGCTCTCGTCGACGATCAGCCAGCCGCGCCCGCCCAGCCGATCGGCAATGTCGAGGAGGTCGGCGCGCTCCCACATCCGCCCGTCCGGGTTGTTGGGATCGACGAGGACCACCGCTTCGGCCTCCTCCTCGCGCTCCACCAGCCGCGCGCCGGCCTCGGTCCAGGCCTCGCCATGGCTCGCATAGGTCGGCCCAGGCGCGAAGGCGGTCTTCGCGCCGAGGAGATGCGGCAGCAGGCGCAGCCCCGCCTCGGCGCCCGGAAGCGCGACGACCCGCTGCGGATCATCGACGCCGAAGGCGGCGCCGGCGGCGGCCTCCAGCGCGGCGATCTCCTCGGGGAAAGGCAGGCGCGCGCGGGCGGCGCAGCGCGCAGGCGGGGCCGGATAGGGATCGGGATTGACGCCGGTGGAGAGGTCGATCCACGGCCGCGGCGCCTGCGGCCACGCCAGCTCCGCGCCGGCCAGCCGGCCGCCGTGAAAGGTGAAGCCGTTCATCGCGCCGAGCGTGGTCGAGACGGTCATGGCGCGCCCCTCCTGCGGCGGACCGGGGCGCGAACAGGCGGGCGCGAGCGCACGCGCCCCGCCATGAGGCGCGCCCCGCGCCCATGGCGAAAGAAGACGACTGGCAGGTCTCCTGGCTCGCGGGTCGTCGCGATGCTCCGTCGCCTTCCCGGGGGCGCTTTCGAAACGCCGCCCAGTGGCCTATGACGGAAACGCTGGCCGCTCACAGTTGCGGGGGCAGCCCGGGTTTCACCCGAGTTCCCTTTTCATCCCCTGGCGGGGAACCTGTCGTGAGCGCCGATATATCAGCGCGCTTCGAAATTCGTCAACGCGGAGCCAGAGCCCTGTGACCTCGACTCTCATCCTCGGCGGCGCCCGCTCCGGCAAGAGCGCCCATGCGCTGCGGCTCGCCGAGGCCAGCGGACGCCGGCCGGCGATGATCGCGACGGCGCAGGCGCTCGACGCGGAAATGGCCGAGCGGATCGCCCGCCACCGGGCCGAGCGCGGCGCGCGCTGGCGCACGCTCGAAGCGCCGCTCGACCTTCCCGCCGCGCTCGCGCAGATCGCGGCGGAGGAGATCGCGGTGATCGACTGCCTGACCTTGTGGGTCTCCAATCTGATGCTCGCCGAACGCGACGTCGCACGCGAGACGGCGCATCTCCTCGAAGCGATGCGGGAGAAGGAGCTGCTGCTGGTCGCCAATGAGGTCGGCCTCGGCATCGTGCCCGAAAATGCGCTGGCGCGCCGCTTCCGCGACGAGGCCGGCCGGGTCAATCAGCGGGTGGCCGCGGCGGCGGATCATGTGGTCTTCATCGCCGCCGGCCTGCCACTGACGCTGAAGGCGCCGACCATATCCTGAGAGGAAGTCGCGTGACGGCCCTTGCCAAGGATTCGGCGGTTTGGCATATGTGGCCTGCCCCGACAGGCGCAAGACGCCCGAATCGGCGCAGCGGAGACGTGGCCGAGAGGCTGAAGGCGGCGGTTTGCTAAACCGTTATAGGGTTGTAAAGCCCTATCGAGGGTTCGAATCCCTCCGTCTCCGCCAAATAACGCGATTTTTCCTGATGTTACGGGACGTGATGTCCAGCGTCCGCGCCATCCCCGGGCGACGACGCGTCGACTCTTCAGCTTTGGAGATTGGCGACCCCAGTAGGATTCGAACCTACGACCTACTGCTTCGAAGGCAGGAAACAGGGCCGGACAGGGCGAGACAAAAGCAGACGCTCTAACCGGATTTTCCCTATATGTTGCTTGCGATTTGTCGGCATGTCCCGTAATGTCTAAGCCATTGGGTAACGACCCGAGACGCCCTCGTTTTGTTACCCGGCCGATACCCCGAGGGGCGACCGATGGCAAAGACGCTCACCACCGCAGCAATCAAGCAATTGAAGCCGGGCGCCGTGCGGCGAGAAATCCCAGACGGCGACCGCGGCGTTAATGGGCTCTATTTCGTCATTCAGCCGTCGGGCGCACGTTCCTGGGCTTTCCGCTACCGTTTCCAGGGACAGGCCAGAAAGCTGACGTTTGACGGCTGCAAAGCGAAGAAGGCCGAAGACGCCGCCGAACAACTCACGCTTGCGAGAGAGCTTGCCAAACAGGCGATGGCTACGATTTCGCGTGGCGAAGACCCAGCGACTAAGAAGCAGGAAGCGAAGCGCCAAGCCGCCGCCGCCCGGCCGGCTCACGACCTGATCGAAAACGTCTGCGTCTCCTACATCGATCGGCAAGCGAAGCCGAACACGCGCGAGGCGTCATGGCGCGAGGTCGAGCGCATCCTGAACAAGGAAATCGTCCCGGCCTGGCGCGGCCGGCGCCTCGGCGACATCACACGCGGCGACATTCACGAGCTTCTCGACAAGATCAAAGATCGCCCGGCTCCGATCCTTGCGAACCGCACGCTCGCGGCCTTCCGCCGCGTCTGCAACTGGGCGATCGGCCGCGGGATAATCGAGGCCTCCCCCTGCGACCGCGTGAAGGCGCCAGTCGCCGAGACGAGCCGAGACCGTGTGCTGTCCGATAACGAGCTGCGGCTTACCTGGGGCGCGTTCGACGGCGCCGGCTGGCCGTTCGGCCCGATCGGGAAGCTTCTCCTCCTCACGGGCGCCCGGCGTGACGAGGTTGCGCATATGACCTGGAGCGAAGTCGACCTCGCCGGCAAGCTCTGGACGATTCCGAAGGAGCGGGCGAAGAACGGCGCCGCTCATGAAGTCCCGCTCTCCGCCACCGCCGTCGCGATCTTGAAGGGCCTTCCCAAGATCGAAGGCGGCAAGGACGCGCCGGGATACATCTTCACCACCACGGGCAAGACGCCCGTGTCGGGCTTCAGCAAGGCGAAAGACCAGTTCGACGCCGCTATTCTCGAGGCGATGCAGGCCGCTGCGGCCGATCCTGAGACAGTGAAGGCGCCCGAGCGCTGGACGCTTCACGACCTGCGCCGGACCTGCGCCAGCGGCATGGCCGGGCTCGGTATCGCGCCGCACGTCGTCGAGGCCGTGCTCAACCATCGCAGCGGAACCATCAAGGGCGTCGCTGCGGTCTACAACCGCTACAGCTACTCGGCGGAAAAGCGGGCGGCGCTGGACGCTTGGGCGCGGCGGCTCGACGCGATCGTGACCGGGCGCGCGGCGGCGAACGTCGTCGAGCTGAAGAAGAAGGGGCGGCGATGACGGAAGCGACGGGAATCAGTGGCTATGACGCGACAACAGACGAGCGTCGGCGCGCCCTTCTTCGCTCGCTCGGCGATAGTTTCGTCGCAAACGGCTTTGAGAGGCCGAACGAGCACGACCTGCACGCAATCTGGGCGCGGGGCCGCCTCATTCACAGCAACCCGCGGTTTTTGACACAGGACACCGGCGGACTCGGGCGCGAGAATACTCGCAAGCCCGTGGAAAAATTCTTGGCAGCGATGTTAAAAGCGCAAGAAGCTTTCGATTAGTGTCTTGCTGTTGCTAAATTAGAATCTCCACCTGGACATTTCAACGTCGCACAAGAACTAATTGAACAAGCAGATATTTATGAGATTGATGATATAAAATCTTTGACATACCGAGTTCTACAAAAAGGTATCACGCCAAAGAAGCGCGAGCCGTTTCACGCTTACGACGCATTCATCGCGCTCATTTGGAACGCTTGTAATCCGACGCCGTGCGGTCGGGCTCCATTCGTAAAGCTGCTCTTGGATTGTGAGGAAACTCTGCCGAAGTCCTATCGAGGCTTAACGAAGGAGAATGTCGGAGATCGCTACGACGCGTGGGTCAAGCGCAAGCCAGCGCGCCGGGCGGCGCATGAGCGCTTTATGCGAGAGCTGCCGCAGCCTCTGAGTCTCGAAGAATTTATCGAGGCCTCACGGCCATATCTCGAGCCGCCGCCACGGCCGGCGAGCTCGCGGAGACGCGGGCACCATGGTCCGCCATCCAAGGCCAATGCGAAACGTGCATAAAGCATTGCTCTAACACATGGAAAATGTCGACGAACTTTCCGACCTTTTCCACTTCTGATTGAGGCCGATCCGCCTCCATCCTCGTCATGTCACGCAATGACGCGGACGGAGGGTGCGAAATGGCAGACGACGATTTGATTCCTAAGCCGAAGCTTGCGGCCGAGATTGGACGCTCGCCCCGCACGATCGCCCGATGGATGGCGGACGAACGCCTTAACTTCCCGAAGCCGATCAAAATCCGCGAACGCCTTTTCTTCCGGCGCTCCGAATGGGAAGCCTGGAAGGCTTGGCAAATTAGGAAGTCGATCGGGGAGGCCGTGTAACGATGACCTCCAAAGCAGCGAAGCCGGCCGCCTCGGGAGCGGACCGGCCTCGGAACGATCACGTTGGCGCGCTGATCGGTTCTGAGATAGCCCAATCCCTCTCAGTCGATCAAGCGAAAATCCCCTCGCGCGCGACGCTCGCGAGGCGGTGGCCGGGGCTGCGGCTGAATCGTTACACGGGCCGCTGGCGCGACGACGCGACCGGCGCGCAGGGCGACGACTTTGCGACGCTCTCCGCTTATTTGCGGGAGGCGCGATAATGGCGAGCCTCTTCCGAACGATTCGCTTCGATGGCGAGACGCTGCGCGATCTTGGCGTCAATGACGACGGGACACTCTGGAATCCTAACGGATATAGCGCCGATCGCGTTCGCGCCGCCGTCGCCGATGCTGAAGAGACGCTCCGCGAACGCCGCAAGGTCTCGGCCGCGAAGGGCGCCGTGACCAATAAGAGGCGGCGCGACAAGCGAATCCACGACATCGCGAAAAAGATCATCGGCGGCGCGAATCTGTCGTCGACATCCTGCGTCTGCTGCGGCCGCGCTCTGACCGACCCTGAGACGATCGAGCGCGGTATTGGGCCGGAGTGCTGGTCACACGTTTTAGAGGCCATCGAGGAGTCGCGCCGATGATCGAATTTCTCGATAACGACGATACGCGCTTTCCGGCGTTCCTCTGGGTTTCTATTCGACGCCGCCTCGGCATAGCCGCGGCCGAGCGATTCGATGCGGCCCTTGAGACAATGCCGGTGGAGTTCCGAGCCGCTGTCGGACGCGAGGCGACGGAAGCGTATTCCGGGCGCCGGCCTGCATGGGAGTTCACCGACCAAATTGCGACGCTTGTCGAGGACGGCGCCGCAATCCTTCCTGGACGCGATGCGGTTCAGTTCGTTCATGGTGGCGGATCTGCTGCGTCGGATGCGGATTACTGGATAACCGCCCGCACCTACGGCGCGTACCGCCAATCCGACGACGACGGCCGGCGCCTTCACGAAGATTTGCTCGTCGTCGCCGAGCTGTTCTCCGCGTCTGGCATCAACGGAAATATTCTCGCGTTCGCGAGAGGGCGGCGGCGCGAAAAGGAGGCGCGCCGATGACTGTCATCGCTCCTCTTCAGATCGCCCCGCTCGGCGCCTCGACGCTCCGCTTCTTCCGCTCGCCGAGGCCCGGCGCGGATTTCCTGTGGCACGCTTTTGACGATCTTCTCGCCTGCATGGCGCTACCTCGCGATCGGCGCCGGATCTTCAAGCGCAAGCTCGCCGCCGACTGGCGCGCCGAGGTGAAGACGATCGCGACACGTGACGGTATAGTGACGATCGCCCCGCACTACATGGCACAGGGCCTGATTTCGGCGATGATCTCCGAGGGCTATGTGCGCCCGTCCTTCGAGCATGATTACTCGAAAGCCGGCTCCGACGCGCTCTCCAAAATCACGCTCGGCTGGTCTGCCGGCGAGATCCTTGCGTTCCTTGCTGAGGCGCATAAGCGCGATAACGACGGAGGCGCCGCATGACGATCGCCGATCCCCGTCTCGCCCGCTTAGCGAAGATGCTCGCTTTGCATGACGACGCGGCTGCGACCGATGGCGAACGCGCGGCTTGCCGTCACCTCGGCGAGAAGATCGCCGCCGACCTCGGGATTGAGTTTTCGCGCGAGGCCATCGAAAAGGCCGGCGGCTTCGAACACGAAAAGCGCAGGGCCTCATCTTACGATTTCGACGTTGACGACTGGCTTCGCGAATGGATGGCGATGACGCCGGAGCAGCGGCGAGCCAGCATTCGCGATACCGAAGAGACGCTTCGCCGTTGGGAAGAAAGAGACAAAAAAAGAGAGGAGGAGCGCCGCGCGGCCGAGGAAGAGCGCGCGCGTCAGAAAGCCGAACGCGACGAAGCTATGCGACGCCAGCGTGAAGAGGAGAAGGCGCGCAAAGAGGCCGAGAACCGGGCCGAGGAAGCCGAGCGCGAACGCTATCGTCGCGTGAAGGCTGGTATCGAGGCTCCGCAATGGAACGACATAGAGGACGATCATCTTGAATGGCTCGACCGTATCGAATCGCTCGACCTGTCGGATGAAGATCGAAATTTCATTGAATGCGTTCGAGCAGGCGTGCGCGATCAGCGCCTCGGGATCTACGGCGCTCCCCTTGCCAAAATGAACGATCTGCTCAAGCGCGCTGCGGCGATGGAGGCGCGCACGTGAGCAAGCCTCTCAACAAACGCCAGCGCGAGGCCATGCAGCGCGACGACGGCGGATTCACCGCGGGCCTGTTGCGCTCGCATATCATCGACGTACTCGGCGACGTGCCACGTCTTGCGCTCGGCGCAACTGTAGCGCTGGACTTCGCTGACGACCCGCTCGCCTACGACATGCTCGCCGCTATCGTCGCCGCCGTGCGAGAAGCGGCGACGAGCATGAACGAGTTGCAGCGCGAGACGAGAAAGGGGGCTGAATGAGTCGCCCCGTCGCGCTTGACGATTTCAATATTGTGCCTGGCGAGCCGGCTGCGCCCGAGCGGCGGAAGTTCACACTCGAGCCGTTCGGTTCAATCATCTTCGAATCGGCCGGCGAATGGCTCGTCAAACGAATGCTCCCCCGCCAGGGCGTCGGCGCATTCTACGGCGCCTCGCAGAGCTTCAAGAGCTTCCTCGTCTCCGATCTCGCCCTCTATGTCGCGCTCGGGTGGGAATGGGCCGGACGGCGCGTCACACAAGCGCCCGCCGTCTACATCGCGGCCGAAGGCGCAGCCGGACTGCGCAAGCGCAAGGTCGGCTTCGAACGCTCGCACGGCGACCTTCCGGCGAACGTTCCGTTCTTCCTGATCGGCGCAGCGCCGAACCTCGGAACCGAGCAAGGCGACCTCGCTACGCTCATTGCTGCGATCGAATCCGAGGGCGTCACTCCCGGACTAATCGTCGTCGACACGCTCGCCCAAGCTCTCGGCGCCGGCGACGAGAACGGCGGCGGCATGATTACCTTCGTCGCCAACGCAACAGCCCTCGCCAATCACTTCCGCGCCTTCGTCCTGATCGTCCATCACGTCGGGCTCGGCGACGACAAGCGGATGCGCGGGCATAGTAGCCTGATCGGCGCTTTAGACGCTCAAATCCTGTGCGAGCGCCGCGATGGCGAGCTGTTCACTACCTTGACACTGCAAAAGCTCAAAGACGAGGAATCGCGCGTCAAGCTCGCCGCGCACCTTTCCCGCGTCGTCATCGGACAAGACGAAGACGGCGAGGACGTGTCGACCCTGATCGTCGACCGCATCGAAGAAGTCGACGCCGCCCCAAGGGCGAGTGCGCCGAAGTCGATTCCAGCGTCTCAGCGCCTCTTCATGGAAGTGGTCGCGCTGGCGATCGACGAAGACGGCGAGCGGTTCCACCCCTTCCCGGACGGCCCGCCCGTGCGCGCCGTGGCCGACGACATCGTTCGGGAGCGATACTACGCCCGCATCGCCGAGAAGCCGAGGCCGGACGATACGCCGAAGAAGCTCGCTGATCGCCAGCGGCAGGCGTTCAACGTCGCCGTCAAGGCGAACCTCAACGCCAAGCGCATCATCGCAGGCGGGAAAAACAGCGAGCGCGTGCTGTGGCTCCCGTAACCCGCCGTGAGCGTGAGGAACGTGAGGGTCTTATAGACCCCCCTCACGCTCGCTCACGGTCCCTCCCGGCTTTGGTGCGTGAGAAATTCGGAAATCTCACGCTTTCTCACGCTCGCTCACGGTTCCGCAGCAATGGGCAAAAGGGTGGAATAGGACGGCCAGACGAAACCGCAGGTTGCATCTATCGACGGCCTATTGGCGGGCCTGTGGCGATCGGCTCGACGCGGCCGAGTGGCGTTTCGGGGCCGATATCCTGTAGCAGCAGTTCATGAGACAGGCGCTCTGTCTGAAAATGTCTCGTAATGTCAATATTGTAGACTTAGTTATATCGCGCTATGATTTTCAGGGTAACGAAAGGGTAGACATTCGCATGAGTTCCGAGCCATTGGACGCCGTGATTCGTCCACCGCGCACGGCCCGCTTCCGGGCCGTCGTGCCATCGAAGCAGAATCGCTCGCTTCTCTCGAACTGCGCCGTCGCCCTGCCGGGCTCGGACGGCCGTTCGGCCGAGGCTCGCCGGTTCCGCGACTTGGTTGTCGCCTATCTCGCGCCGCTCGGCGATATCGACTCGCTGCCTGCGGACGTTATCGCGCTCGGCCGCAGCGCCGCCGCTCTGGCGATGAAATCAGAGCAGATGCAAGCCCAAATCGTCGAGGGCGTGAAGGTGAATCACGACGACCTCGCCCGGACAGCAAACGCCCTGAGCCGCGCGCTCTCGACGCTGCGCCGGCTGCGCACGGCGCCGACGAAGGGGCCGAGCCTCATTGAAGCGATTGCCGCCCGTCACCGAAAGGAAGCTGAATGACTCTCTCCGAACTTATCACCGCCCGCGCCGAGGCTGGCGCGGCTTATGTCGCCGCCGTCGCCGAGTTGCGCTCGACCATCATCGAATTGGCCGCGCTCGACGCGACGCTCGCGAACCTGAACGTCTCGACCTCCCCGAATCCGCCGGCGACGTTCTTTCAGCTTGCCAGCGACCATTGGCAGCATCTTCTCCGCCATCCCGATTTCGTCGCCGGCTTCGCTCCCCTCTTGCCGGAGGTGAACGACCGCCGCGATCTGTTAATCGCCTGCTATCCGTCCCCCGAGGGCTAAGACCTGAAGCCCCTCGTCACCATGCGCCAAGCCCTGGCCGATCCTGACTTGCTCGGATCGGTCCTTGCCGGCGAGTCTTGGGCGAGCTGGCGCGCGCTGCTGATCGCCGCAATGGGCGAGGCCCTGACCGACGAAGAGCGGCCGATCTTCGAAACGCTATCTGGACGGGCTGCAGAGCCTCAACAGAGGGTTGAAGAGCTTTGGGCCATAATTGGCCGCCGCGGCGGGAAATCGCGCGCAGCGGCCGTTCTGGGCGCTTACGTTGCGGGGCTCTGCGATTGGTCCGAGTTCCGGGCGCCGGGCGAGCGGCTGCTGCTGCCGATCATGTCCGCGACCGTCTGGCAGGCGGTGCGCATCAAGAATTATTTGGACGGCGTTTTTGCGCTTCCGGCCTTCGCGGAAATGGTTGAGAGCAATGCGGCCGAGGCGATATCGCTGAAGAGCTATGTCGACATCGAATGCAGGCCGGCGAGCTTCAGGACATCGCGCGGCGCGACGCTGATCGGCGCGATTGTCGACGAGGTTGCATTTCTTCGGCAGGAAGGGACCGCGAATCCTGATCGCGAGATATTGAACGCGCTGCGTCCCGGCTTAGCGACGACGGCGGGGATGTTGGTTTGCATCAGCTCGCCTCATGCGAGACGCGGCGAGTTGTACCGCGCTTTCCGCGATCATCACGGCCCGGCCGGCGACCCGGCGATTTTGGTTGCGCGAGCATCGTCTCTCGTCATGAATCCGACCTTATCCCCGCAAGTCATTCGGCGCGCATTCGAGCGTGACGCCGCGGTTGCTGCCGCCGAGTACGGGGGCCAATTTCGTGTCGACGTTGAAAGCTTTGTGTCGCGCGAAGTGGTAGAGGCCGCAGTCGTCGCGGATCGTTTCGAACTTCCGCCATGCGCTGGCGTCAAATATGTGGCGTTCACCGATCCAAGCGGCGGCAGTTCCGACGCGATGACGCTTGCGATTGCGCATCGGGATAGCGACAAGATCATCATAGACGCAATTCGCGTTGCGACGCCGCCGTTCTCGCCGGATAGCGTGACGGCAGACTTCGCCGAGACAATGCGCCTCTATCACGTGTCAGAAGTGACCGGCGACCGCTATGCGGGCGAATGGCCGCGCGAACGATTTCGCGTTCACGGTATCGAATACAAGCTCGCCGAAAAGCCGAAGAGCGATCTGTATCGCGACGCATTGCCGCAATTGAATGCGGGCCGCGTCGAGCTGCTGGATCATCCGAAGCTGATAGAGCAGCTATGCAGTCTTGAACGCCGCACGGCGCGCGGCGGACGCGACTCGATCGATCATCCGCCGCAGGGCCATGATGATATCGCGAACTGTGTCGCGGGCGCGATCAATCTGCTTTCGCAACCATATGCTGCGCCCGTCGCGGCGTTCGGCGTCTATTCGTCATCGCCGAGCCCTTACGCGCGGCGCAGCAATCTCTCAGGGACGTATTCGAATGCTTGAACGCGAAAAAACCGTCGACACGCCGAGCGCGGATCATGACGCGATGGCGCTCTATTGGCGCACGGTCGCGGATATTCTCGGCGGGATAGAGACGATGCGCCGCGGCGGCTCGCGACATCTTCCGCGCTTTCCCGAAGAGTCGGATGCTGATTATAAGTTCCGGCTTTCTCAAACGAAGCTGACGAACATATTCGGCGACATTCTC
The sequence above is a segment of the Methylosinus trichosporium OB3b genome. Coding sequences within it:
- a CDS encoding cobyric acid synthase, with translation MAAALMVQGCGSDVGKSTLVAGLCRVFADRGLVVRPFKSQNMSNNAAATRGGGEIGRAQALQARACRTEPTVHMNPVLLKPQSDIGAQLILRGRVAGELQAQDFLVRRAALLDLALDSFRRLAAEADLVLVEGAGSPAETNLRAGDIANMGFAHAADLPVVLVGDIERGHVIAALVGAHAVLDDADRGRIEGFIVNKFRGDPRLFDAGRREIVARTGWRDLGMVPFAPAARLLPAEDAVALDRAPAGAGRKLRVAALLFPHIANFDDLDPLRAEPGVAFGFVEPGRPLPGDVDLLILPGTKATIADLAFLRAQGWDIDIAAHVRRGGGVLGLCGGFQMLGRRIADPHGLEGPAGEAAGLGLLDLDTVLAREKTVRPVSGALADGGAAFAGYEIHAGVTVGAALGRPLLRRADGAAEGAVSADGRIAGAYIHGLFDQGAARAALLARFGGASAGGDHGEAVEAALDQLAETLRRSLDIDAIARIAGL
- the cbiB gene encoding adenosylcobinamide-phosphate synthase CbiB, with translation MSRLALAALVLEATVGYPDRLHRRIPHPVAHVGAAISALERRWNRPERSEAARRLSGVAAFALVAGGAAVAGALATRAAGRGPLGQGALALLATTGLAQRSLHDHVAAVRRQLEAGDLAEARLAVGRIVGRDVEGLDAEGVAAAALESLAESFNDGVVAPAFWLAVGGLPGLFAYKAVNTADSLIGHKEPRWRSFGWASARADDAMNLVPARLAGALIALAGGGGWRTMLRDARKHASPNAGWPEAAMAGALGVRLGGAASYDGVRVERPLFGEGRAPDARDLRRGMGVYVGACGLLWLLAAGAAWRRR
- a CDS encoding aminotransferase class I/II-fold pyridoxal phosphate-dependent enzyme, yielding MTVSTTLGAMNGFTFHGGRLAGAELAWPQAPRPWIDLSTGVNPDPYPAPPARCAARARLPFPEEIAALEAAAGAAFGVDDPQRVVALPGAEAGLRLLPHLLGAKTAFAPGPTYASHGEAWTEAGARLVEREEEAEAVVLVDPNNPDGRMWERADLLDIADRLGGRGWLIVDESFADMWDRPSVAAAGHERILALRSFGKFYGLAGLRLGFALAPPQMAQRLRRAIGEWPVGADAIAAGLAAYPDVEWRRRARARLCARADALDLLLTRSGLRVIGGTPLFRLAEAEDAGERFGRLAAAGVLTRPFELRPRWLRFGLPRERELERLRAALEGSA
- the cobU gene encoding bifunctional adenosylcobinamide kinase/adenosylcobinamide-phosphate guanylyltransferase, which produces MTSTLILGGARSGKSAHALRLAEASGRRPAMIATAQALDAEMAERIARHRAERGARWRTLEAPLDLPAALAQIAAEEIAVIDCLTLWVSNLMLAERDVARETAHLLEAMREKELLLVANEVGLGIVPENALARRFRDEAGRVNQRVAAAADHVVFIAAGLPLTLKAPTIS
- a CDS encoding tyrosine-type recombinase/integrase — encoded protein: MAKTLTTAAIKQLKPGAVRREIPDGDRGVNGLYFVIQPSGARSWAFRYRFQGQARKLTFDGCKAKKAEDAAEQLTLARELAKQAMATISRGEDPATKKQEAKRQAAAARPAHDLIENVCVSYIDRQAKPNTREASWREVERILNKEIVPAWRGRRLGDITRGDIHELLDKIKDRPAPILANRTLAAFRRVCNWAIGRGIIEASPCDRVKAPVAETSRDRVLSDNELRLTWGAFDGAGWPFGPIGKLLLLTGARRDEVAHMTWSEVDLAGKLWTIPKERAKNGAAHEVPLSATAVAILKGLPKIEGGKDAPGYIFTTTGKTPVSGFSKAKDQFDAAILEAMQAAAADPETVKAPERWTLHDLRRTCASGMAGLGIAPHVVEAVLNHRSGTIKGVAAVYNRYSYSAEKRAALDAWARRLDAIVTGRAAANVVELKKKGRR
- a CDS encoding helix-turn-helix transcriptional regulator — protein: MADDDLIPKPKLAAEIGRSPRTIARWMADERLNFPKPIKIRERLFFRRSEWEAWKAWQIRKSIGEAV
- a CDS encoding DUF6011 domain-containing protein; translation: MASLFRTIRFDGETLRDLGVNDDGTLWNPNGYSADRVRAAVADAEETLRERRKVSAAKGAVTNKRRRDKRIHDIAKKIIGGANLSSTSCVCCGRALTDPETIERGIGPECWSHVLEAIEESRR